Proteins found in one Sporichthya brevicatena genomic segment:
- a CDS encoding class I adenylate-forming enzyme family protein — protein sequence MSALETDAPVAAPPAWGTEVRRRTGRHPEYLVWEPRKHRLSELLADSEFWGDREFLVQGERRVSFAEHGLLVDRACRELRRHGVGVGDRVFLLSGNHVETIVLWWAAQCVGALPVLGNSWWSEADVATAIDELTPRLVVTDGKRRGSVPAAVPTFLLEELCPAEGEAPRDWDETGDEDDPATVIFTSGTTGRPRGVVLSHRAVIANVHNLLHDTGSLPQTIGPERPIQISMLGVPFFHLSGLQSVVIALVTGGRLVFPPPGPFDAKATLELMAAERLTFFAAVPTVMGRLVNHPDFGNYDFSSIRAATMGGMAVPPALVERVRAAFPNVKRNVSTMYGLSETGGAVTRCSGPALAERPWSSGAPLPVVEVRIVDADAEGVGEIEVRSPANMTGYWDGSHTALVDPDGWLRTGDRGRLRDGHLELVGRSKDVVIRAGENIAAPHVEAGLLRHPAVAEVAVVGLPHPDLGEQVAAAVVPADGADVSVDDLRDFARAQLSSFEVPSAWWIRNEPLPTNAGGKVLKSELLRTWPSAG from the coding sequence TTGAGCGCGTTGGAGACCGACGCGCCGGTGGCGGCGCCGCCCGCCTGGGGGACCGAGGTCCGCCGGCGCACCGGCCGCCACCCGGAGTACCTGGTCTGGGAGCCGCGCAAGCACCGGCTGAGTGAGCTCCTCGCCGACTCCGAGTTCTGGGGCGACCGCGAGTTCCTGGTGCAGGGCGAACGCCGGGTGTCGTTCGCCGAGCACGGCCTGCTCGTCGACCGGGCGTGTCGGGAACTGCGTCGCCACGGCGTCGGCGTGGGCGACCGGGTCTTCCTGCTGTCCGGCAACCACGTCGAGACGATCGTCCTGTGGTGGGCGGCGCAGTGCGTCGGCGCGCTTCCCGTTCTCGGCAACAGCTGGTGGAGCGAGGCGGACGTGGCCACCGCGATCGACGAACTGACGCCTCGTCTGGTCGTGACGGACGGCAAGCGCCGCGGCAGCGTCCCGGCCGCGGTGCCGACCTTCCTGCTGGAGGAGCTGTGCCCCGCCGAGGGCGAGGCACCGCGTGACTGGGACGAGACCGGCGACGAGGACGACCCGGCCACCGTCATCTTCACCTCGGGGACCACCGGTCGGCCGCGTGGTGTGGTCCTCTCCCACCGTGCGGTCATCGCCAACGTTCACAACCTGCTCCACGACACCGGATCACTGCCGCAGACCATCGGGCCCGAGCGACCGATCCAGATCAGCATGCTGGGGGTGCCGTTCTTCCACCTCTCGGGTCTGCAGTCGGTGGTGATCGCACTCGTCACCGGGGGAAGGCTCGTCTTCCCGCCACCGGGTCCGTTCGACGCCAAGGCGACCCTGGAGCTGATGGCGGCCGAGCGGCTCACCTTCTTCGCCGCCGTGCCCACGGTGATGGGCCGTCTGGTCAACCACCCGGACTTCGGCAACTACGACTTCTCCTCGATCCGCGCGGCGACCATGGGGGGAATGGCTGTACCGCCCGCGCTCGTCGAGCGGGTGCGAGCGGCGTTCCCGAACGTGAAGCGCAACGTCTCCACCATGTACGGCCTGAGCGAGACCGGGGGCGCCGTGACCCGGTGCTCCGGGCCGGCCCTCGCCGAGCGCCCCTGGTCGTCCGGCGCCCCGCTGCCGGTGGTCGAGGTGCGGATCGTCGACGCCGACGCGGAGGGCGTCGGGGAGATCGAGGTCCGCTCACCGGCCAACATGACCGGCTACTGGGACGGGTCGCACACGGCCCTGGTCGATCCGGACGGTTGGCTCCGGACCGGCGACCGCGGCCGGCTGCGCGACGGGCACCTCGAACTCGTCGGCCGGTCGAAGGACGTCGTCATCCGCGCCGGCGAGAACATCGCCGCCCCGCACGTGGAGGCCGGTCTGCTCCGCCATCCCGCCGTCGCCGAGGTCGCCGTCGTGGGCCTGCCCCACCCGGACCTCGGCGAGCAGGTCGCGGCGGCGGTGGTGCCGGCCGACGGAGCCGACGTGTCCGTCGACGACCTGCGTGACTTCGCCCGCGCCCAGTTGTCCTCGTTCGAGGTCCCGAGCGCGTGGTGGATCCGAAACGAGC
- a CDS encoding acyl-CoA dehydrogenase family protein: MRGPAYDFELTELTEQEQELQRTVRAFVAEQAHRWQGTPGLGMGAAADREFSKLLGARGWLGMGLPVAYGGGGRSMVERFVVVEELLRAGAPVAHHWFADRQSGMVIAKYGTEDQKRRFLPGICAGELAFCVGMSEPDSGSDLASVTTRAVPHRSGWLLNGTKVWTSGAQYSDWMIALVRTSAEADRHAGLSQVLVDLRAPGVRVSPIQLLTGESDFCEVSLVDVWIGPDQVLGVVGEGWAQVTSELAYERSGPERWLSTYLVLEAFLRAQSGDPDPEALSVIGEMTARMWALRLLSLSMARALDAGRLPVVESSMVKEMATRFEQELLGRIQELVDVEPDLTSDVDFERLLGRAVLAAPIFTLRGGTIEILRTVVAKGLCRG, translated from the coding sequence ATGCGTGGCCCGGCCTACGACTTCGAGCTGACCGAGCTCACGGAGCAGGAGCAGGAACTGCAGCGGACGGTACGGGCGTTCGTGGCGGAGCAGGCGCACCGCTGGCAGGGCACACCCGGGCTCGGCATGGGAGCCGCGGCCGACCGGGAGTTCTCGAAGCTGCTCGGGGCCCGAGGCTGGCTCGGGATGGGGCTGCCGGTCGCCTACGGCGGCGGTGGTCGATCGATGGTGGAGCGCTTCGTCGTCGTCGAGGAACTGTTGCGCGCCGGGGCACCCGTTGCGCACCACTGGTTCGCGGACCGGCAGAGCGGGATGGTCATCGCCAAGTACGGGACCGAGGACCAGAAACGGCGCTTCCTCCCGGGCATCTGCGCGGGCGAACTCGCCTTCTGCGTCGGGATGAGCGAACCGGACTCCGGCAGCGACCTGGCGTCGGTGACGACGCGGGCCGTGCCCCACCGGTCGGGGTGGCTGCTGAACGGCACCAAGGTGTGGACCAGCGGCGCCCAGTACAGCGACTGGATGATCGCTCTCGTCCGCACCAGCGCCGAGGCCGATCGTCATGCCGGCCTCAGCCAGGTTCTCGTCGACCTGCGCGCGCCCGGGGTACGGGTCAGCCCGATCCAGTTGCTCACGGGCGAGTCCGACTTCTGCGAGGTGAGCCTCGTCGACGTCTGGATCGGTCCGGATCAGGTGCTCGGCGTGGTCGGGGAGGGATGGGCCCAGGTCACGTCGGAACTCGCCTACGAACGGTCCGGGCCCGAGCGATGGCTCTCCACCTACCTCGTCCTTGAGGCGTTCCTGCGCGCGCAGAGCGGCGATCCGGACCCCGAGGCCCTGAGCGTCATCGGTGAGATGACGGCGCGGATGTGGGCATTGCGCCTGCTCTCCCTGTCGATGGCGCGCGCGCTCGACGCCGGCCGGCTGCCGGTCGTCGAGTCCTCGATGGTCAAGGAGATGGCGACCCGGTTCGAACAGGAGCTGCTCGGGCGGATCCAGGAGCTCGTCGACGTCGAGCCGGACCTGACCTCAGACGTCGACTTCGAGCGTCTGCTCGGCCGTGCGGTGCTGGCCGCGCCGATCTTCACGCTGCGCGGCGGCACGATCGAGATCCTGCGCACCGTCGTGGCCAAGGGGCTCTGCCGTGGCTGA
- a CDS encoding acyl-CoA dehydrogenase family protein, with the protein MADPLLLSTVDDLLADLCTAEALAGAEQDGWAGPIWDAVEEMGLSRLGIDEQSGGVGGEFADAIAVLGVVGRYAAPVPLAESVLAGWLLSSARLVLGPGLTTVVPGRPEDTVRLEGGALSGDWHRVPWARRAGHVVALVEDRDSWWVVRVDAAACDVEHRANLAGEPRDTLRLDRVGPLDLVPAPVGARPADLRARGALTRAAMMSGALDAIGRLTSSHAQERRQFGRALSSFQAVQAHLVVVAQQAALVAMATGAAARALERGSGTFEIGAAKVLADRAAGVATAAAHQTHGAIGMTYEHHLQHLTRRLWSWRQEYGRAREWSSRLGWSLHAAGADHLYPVVAGTPGGR; encoded by the coding sequence GTGGCTGACCCGTTGCTGCTGTCCACGGTCGACGACCTGCTCGCCGACCTCTGCACCGCCGAGGCCCTCGCCGGGGCTGAGCAGGACGGCTGGGCCGGCCCGATCTGGGACGCGGTCGAGGAGATGGGTCTGTCGCGCCTCGGGATCGACGAACAGAGCGGTGGTGTCGGTGGGGAGTTCGCCGACGCGATCGCGGTGCTCGGTGTGGTCGGCCGGTACGCGGCGCCGGTTCCGCTGGCGGAGAGTGTGCTGGCCGGATGGCTGCTGTCGTCCGCCCGCCTCGTGCTGGGGCCCGGCCTGACGACGGTCGTGCCCGGGCGGCCGGAGGACACGGTTCGTCTCGAGGGCGGCGCTCTGAGTGGCGACTGGCACCGCGTGCCGTGGGCCCGGCGGGCGGGCCACGTCGTCGCCCTCGTCGAGGACCGTGACAGCTGGTGGGTCGTGCGGGTCGACGCTGCGGCGTGCGACGTCGAGCACCGGGCGAACCTGGCCGGAGAGCCCCGCGACACCCTGCGGCTGGATCGCGTGGGGCCGCTGGACCTCGTGCCGGCACCGGTCGGCGCGCGGCCCGCAGACCTGCGAGCCCGCGGTGCACTGACGCGGGCCGCGATGATGTCCGGCGCGCTCGACGCGATCGGCCGGCTGACGTCTTCTCACGCCCAGGAGCGGCGCCAGTTCGGCCGCGCGCTGTCGAGCTTCCAGGCGGTGCAGGCCCACCTCGTCGTGGTCGCGCAGCAGGCGGCGCTGGTCGCCATGGCCACCGGCGCCGCGGCACGGGCGCTCGAACGCGGTTCCGGGACCTTCGAGATCGGTGCGGCCAAGGTCCTCGCCGATCGAGCCGCGGGCGTCGCCACCGCCGCCGCGCACCAGACCCACGGAGCCATCGGTATGACGTACGAACACCACCTCCAGCACCTGACGCGACGACTGTGGTCGTGGCGGCAGGAGTACGGCCGTGCCCGCGAGTGGTCGAGCCGGCTCGGGTGGTCGTTGCACGCCGCCGGGGCGGACCACCTCTATCCGGTCGTCGCCGGAACGCCAGGAGGTCGATGA
- a CDS encoding mycofactocin-coupled SDR family oxidoreductase: MGKLDGKVAFITGAARGQGRSHALRLAEEGADIIAVDLCGQLDSVEYPMATPEDLEQTVKLVEDLDRRIVAQQADVRDFDALQAALDAGVAQLGRVDIVLANAGIMPVTGAVGRERSAWIDAIDVMLTGVYYTIEVAVPTLIAQGDGGSIVITSSTAGLKAMSKTPATATPGLLGYTAAKHGVVGLMRSYANALAQYRIRANTVHPTGCNTPMVANAAFGEWIGENPDMVGNLQNLLPVEMLEAVDVSNAIAWLVSDEARYVTGVTLPVDAGFTAR; this comes from the coding sequence GTGGGCAAGCTCGACGGCAAGGTGGCCTTCATCACCGGTGCTGCACGCGGCCAGGGACGGTCTCACGCCCTGCGACTGGCCGAGGAGGGCGCCGACATCATCGCGGTCGATCTCTGCGGGCAGCTCGACAGCGTCGAGTACCCGATGGCGACGCCGGAGGACCTCGAACAGACCGTCAAGCTCGTCGAGGACCTCGACCGCCGCATCGTCGCGCAGCAGGCCGACGTCCGTGACTTCGACGCTCTGCAGGCCGCCCTGGACGCCGGCGTGGCCCAACTCGGGCGCGTCGACATCGTCCTCGCCAATGCCGGCATCATGCCGGTCACCGGAGCGGTCGGCCGCGAGCGCAGCGCCTGGATCGACGCCATCGACGTCATGCTCACCGGCGTGTACTACACGATCGAGGTCGCCGTTCCGACCCTCATCGCCCAGGGTGACGGCGGCAGCATCGTCATCACCTCCTCGACCGCGGGGCTGAAGGCGATGAGCAAGACGCCGGCGACCGCCACCCCGGGTCTGCTCGGCTACACCGCGGCCAAGCACGGTGTGGTGGGGCTGATGCGCAGTTACGCGAACGCGCTCGCCCAGTACCGGATCCGGGCGAACACCGTGCACCCGACGGGGTGCAACACCCCGATGGTCGCCAACGCGGCGTTCGGGGAGTGGATCGGGGAGAACCCGGACATGGTGGGCAACCTGCAGAACCTGCTCCCGGTCGAGATGCTCGAAGCCGTGGACGTGTCCAACGCGATCGCGTGGCTCGTGTCCGACGAGGCCCGGTACGTCACCGGCGTCACGCTTCCCGTCGACGCGGGGTTCACGGCGCGTTGA
- a CDS encoding PDR/VanB family oxidoreductase produces the protein MTVAPDYQQVVVAERVELAQGVVGLTLHAVDSAPLAPWTPGAHIDIRLPSGLIRQYSLCGDPQDRQAYRIAVLRAPDSRGGSVEVHERCAVGDELAVSVPRNHFPLEAARRHLFIAGGIGITPLLPMVRQLAAAGGDWELLYGGRSRSSMAFLDKLDGPVDVVPEDEFGLLPLDAFLEKAGSGDLVYCCGPEALLAAVEARCAHLLEPGALRVERFSGAGAGARQDDPTANEAFEVVLNRRGVVVEIPPARSVLEVLREIDPELPFSCEEGYCGTCETAVLAGTPDHRDTLLTPEERADGSSMMICVSRALTPRLTLDL, from the coding sequence ATGACCGTGGCGCCGGACTACCAGCAGGTCGTGGTCGCCGAACGCGTCGAACTGGCCCAGGGCGTGGTCGGTCTGACGCTGCACGCAGTGGATTCGGCCCCGTTGGCGCCCTGGACGCCCGGGGCCCACATCGACATCCGGCTGCCGTCCGGACTGATCCGTCAGTACTCGCTCTGCGGTGATCCGCAGGATCGGCAGGCCTACCGCATCGCCGTCCTGCGCGCACCGGACTCGCGCGGTGGCTCCGTGGAGGTCCACGAACGCTGCGCGGTCGGTGACGAGCTGGCGGTCAGCGTGCCACGCAACCACTTCCCGCTGGAAGCCGCTCGTCGGCACCTGTTCATCGCCGGCGGGATCGGCATCACGCCGCTGCTCCCGATGGTTCGTCAGCTCGCCGCGGCCGGTGGCGACTGGGAGCTGCTCTACGGCGGACGCAGCCGGAGCTCGATGGCCTTCCTGGACAAGCTCGACGGGCCCGTCGACGTCGTGCCGGAGGACGAGTTCGGGTTGCTGCCGCTGGACGCGTTCCTGGAGAAGGCCGGGTCGGGTGACCTCGTGTACTGCTGCGGTCCGGAGGCGTTGCTGGCCGCCGTGGAGGCCCGGTGTGCCCATCTGCTGGAACCCGGTGCCCTTCGGGTGGAGCGGTTCTCCGGCGCCGGGGCCGGAGCACGTCAGGACGACCCGACGGCGAACGAGGCCTTCGAGGTCGTGCTGAACCGCCGCGGAGTGGTTGTCGAGATTCCGCCGGCGCGCTCGGTGCTAGAGGTGCTGCGCGAGATCGACCCCGAGCTCCCGTTCTCGTGCGAAGAGGGTTACTGCGGGACCTGCGAGACCGCCGTGCTGGCCGGTACACCGGATCACCGCGACACGCTCCTGACACCGGAGGAGCGTGCGGACGGATCCTCGATGATGATCTGCGTGAGCCGTGCCCTGACCCCCCGGCTGACTCTCGACCTGTAG